The proteins below come from a single candidate division WOR-3 bacterium genomic window:
- the rplQ gene encoding 50S ribosomal protein L17 gives MRHGNRVKKLGRTREHRRALMKNLCRSLFIFEKIKTTLPKAKATRQVAERLIEFAKRNDLSAKRHIYRYIPDHKLVKIICEEIGPKFTERAGGYTRIYRIGPRLGDGAEMALLELVEQSDAAVISQRRKLIERRQLAETKKEKKPKEKKVKEKKSKTKPEEKKEEKNIKPRKSTKTKKTKKKSK, from the coding sequence ATGAGACACGGAAACCGCGTAAAGAAGCTCGGCAGGACAAGGGAGCACCGCCGTGCGCTTATGAAGAATCTCTGCCGCTCATTGTTTATCTTCGAGAAGATAAAGACGACACTGCCCAAAGCAAAAGCAACGAGGCAGGTGGCCGAGCGCCTCATCGAATTCGCCAAGAGAAACGATCTTTCGGCAAAAAGGCATATCTACCGCTATATTCCGGACCACAAGCTCGTAAAAATAATCTGCGAGGAAATCGGACCCAAGTTCACTGAGCGCGCCGGTGGTTATACGAGGATATACCGGATAGGGCCACGCCTCGGCGATGGCGCGGAAATGGCGCTGTTGGAACTTGTAGAACAAAGCGATGCAGCCGTGATTTCGCAAAGAAGAAAATTGATCGAAAGACGACAATTGGCTGAGACCAAGAAAGAGAAGAAACCAAAGGAAAAGAAGGTCAAAGAAAAAAAATCAAAAACCAAACCAGAGGAAAAGAAAGAAGAAAAGAATATAAAACCCAGAAAATCAACAAAAACAAAGAAAACAAAGAAAAAATCCAAGTAG
- a CDS encoding family 10 glycosylhydrolase, with protein sequence MEREPVFTTQKPQHEFRRGMWVRAASTASPDSISRIMQIAGQMKITDIFVQVVVGGYAYYNSDLLPRSQYLSKISDPDYDPLDSLIRACASTHIRVHAWVNTLLYWSLSEPPDSLSHVLYQHPEWLIRDVNNRSMADYPYRKWKNLRLEGLYLDPENPQVVTFVQSVCTEIASRYPVDGIHLDFIRYPGVLWGLPAIDETAVLAGIEAETASWCNLVQYGRMRLYQRWQFWNAWRLTQGRQYTIARIVSGINNALKEKAINEDCRLSAAAFANPALYKYSFAQNWAEWPAEMFMPVIMSYTPDTSLFRDYVDYALFHRPDALIGIGFLWPGMAYISQMQEQIVIEAGGRGVCYFDFAAIDTTVDLLAGQTGSVSEVNENLLNQSSRNDPVPDAYEDEPPAVLVTGGTNSYTWNRALYFAAFLLSLSMNPDRDLGRMGIGRDQFLHLVFNDVAAFEYLNSKIFPLGDELIRPPTRSISYSFIPWSDGDSLSLIQRASEMSAYLNDTILYPFAADVLARAAFTALPHTNEVIRTLTGIYAFTVDTVYDGGEKISRFGLSPDLQPVYLNWTIKSRFGEIIENAQQFGE encoded by the coding sequence ATGGAGAGAGAACCTGTCTTTACCACGCAGAAACCACAACATGAATTCCGGAGGGGCATGTGGGTACGGGCCGCCTCGACCGCGTCGCCCGACTCGATATCTCGTATCATGCAGATCGCAGGACAAATGAAGATCACCGACATCTTTGTACAAGTGGTCGTAGGCGGCTATGCATATTATAATTCGGACTTACTCCCGCGCAGCCAATATCTTTCGAAAATATCAGATCCGGATTATGACCCGCTCGATTCGCTGATCAGGGCGTGCGCGAGCACGCACATACGGGTTCACGCATGGGTGAATACGCTTTTGTACTGGTCGTTGTCCGAACCACCGGATTCACTCAGCCATGTGCTTTACCAACACCCGGAATGGCTCATTCGCGATGTCAATAATCGCTCCATGGCTGATTATCCTTACCGCAAATGGAAGAATCTACGCCTGGAAGGCCTGTACCTCGACCCTGAAAACCCGCAGGTTGTCACGTTTGTTCAAAGTGTATGTACAGAGATTGCATCGCGTTATCCGGTTGATGGTATTCATCTTGATTTCATCAGATACCCTGGTGTGCTATGGGGGTTGCCCGCCATCGACGAAACGGCAGTGCTCGCTGGTATCGAGGCGGAGACTGCATCGTGGTGTAACCTAGTACAATATGGACGCATGAGGTTGTATCAACGCTGGCAGTTCTGGAACGCCTGGCGCCTTACGCAAGGCCGTCAATACACGATAGCACGGATCGTCAGCGGCATAAATAATGCACTGAAGGAAAAAGCGATCAATGAGGATTGTCGCCTATCAGCAGCGGCCTTTGCCAATCCGGCCCTCTATAAGTATTCATTCGCGCAAAACTGGGCCGAATGGCCAGCCGAAATGTTCATGCCCGTGATAATGTCATACACACCTGACACCTCGCTGTTCCGTGATTATGTTGACTATGCTCTCTTCCACCGTCCCGACGCCCTCATTGGCATCGGGTTCCTGTGGCCTGGCATGGCATATATATCACAGATGCAGGAGCAGATAGTGATAGAGGCAGGTGGCCGTGGAGTTTGTTATTTCGATTTTGCCGCCATTGACACAACGGTCGATCTCCTTGCCGGCCAAACCGGTTCCGTCTCTGAAGTGAACGAAAATCTGCTGAATCAAAGTTCAAGAAACGACCCGGTGCCTGATGCTTACGAAGATGAACCACCCGCCGTCCTCGTCACCGGGGGCACCAATTCCTACACCTGGAACAGAGCCCTCTATTTCGCTGCGTTCCTCCTATCTCTTTCCATGAACCCTGACCGCGACCTCGGTCGAATGGGTATCGGAAGGGATCAGTTCCTCCACCTCGTCTTTAACGACGTTGCCGCGTTCGAATACCTGAACAGTAAGATCTTCCCGTTGGGCGATGAATTGATCCGACCACCCACAAGATCGATCAGTTACAGTTTCATACCGTGGAGCGACGGAGATTCGCTTTCGTTGATTCAGAGGGCGAGCGAAATGAGCGCTTATCTGAACGATACCATTCTTTATCCGTTTGCTGCCGATGTCCTGGCCAGAGCAGCGTTTACGGCTCTACCCCACACCAATGAGGTGATCCGCACACTGACCGGGATCTATGCTTTTACGGTCGACACGGTATATGATGGTGGAGAGAAGATCAGCAGATTCGGATTATCACCTGATCTCCAGCCGGTTTATCTCAACTGGACGATAAAAAGCAGGTTCGGAGAAATCATTGAAAATGCTCAGCAGTTTGGCGAATAG
- a CDS encoding TldD/PmbA family protein, whose protein sequence is MFEKLKSILTKVDAEYADIRHEVKNVIKIAFNGRELTEIGNNTTDGYVLRILNKGGYASISFTSPEQHEKALATVSENAHLMSRSAKKPVVFKKTPVVKDYYSPKLEEDPRKVAIDEKLQLTKKYNDIILATDKITTTSVAYAELYRDKHFLSTEGSEIREELITTRISGLITSRDGKLIQNVRVAAGGSNGFAVLRDREDEFEKRAGIAVDLLKAQPMQGGCYNAIVNQSLGGVFTHEAFGHFSEADIIENNRSVRERMKIGAKLGNETVNIVDDPTMLSQLGHYRYDDEGVAACRTSLLKNGVLVGRLHSRRTAAAFEEPANGHCVAEDYRYAPIIRMGTIFIEPGKNTLEELLAQLGNGYYLLDAKGGQTSGENFTFGAQYGYIVKNGKIGAMVRDINISGNLYQTLNSITAIGGDLKLSEVGGCGKGQKNIRSCHGTPHMLINNLIIGGS, encoded by the coding sequence ATGTTTGAAAAACTGAAATCAATACTGACGAAAGTCGATGCCGAGTACGCCGACATACGTCATGAAGTCAAGAATGTAATAAAGATCGCCTTCAATGGCAGAGAGTTGACCGAAATTGGGAACAATACGACAGATGGTTATGTTTTGCGGATCCTGAACAAGGGAGGCTACGCGTCTATCTCTTTCACCAGCCCTGAGCAGCATGAGAAAGCCCTGGCAACCGTGTCGGAAAACGCACATCTGATGTCCAGGTCCGCTAAGAAACCAGTGGTTTTCAAGAAGACCCCGGTCGTCAAAGATTATTACTCACCAAAACTCGAGGAAGACCCGCGCAAGGTCGCAATCGACGAGAAACTTCAGCTGACCAAAAAGTACAACGATATCATCCTGGCTACCGATAAAATCACCACGACCAGTGTTGCATACGCCGAACTATACCGGGATAAACATTTCCTGAGTACTGAAGGCAGCGAAATAAGGGAAGAATTGATAACAACACGTATCAGCGGGCTGATCACCAGCCGTGACGGGAAACTCATTCAGAACGTGCGCGTGGCGGCTGGCGGAAGCAATGGTTTCGCGGTTCTTCGGGACCGTGAGGATGAATTCGAAAAACGCGCCGGCATCGCCGTGGACCTTCTCAAGGCGCAGCCCATGCAGGGTGGTTGCTACAACGCTATCGTTAATCAGAGTCTGGGCGGCGTGTTCACGCACGAGGCCTTCGGTCACTTCTCAGAAGCCGACATTATCGAAAACAATCGTTCCGTGAGGGAAAGAATGAAGATCGGTGCGAAGCTCGGCAATGAAACAGTTAATATCGTCGACGACCCGACGATGCTCAGCCAACTGGGGCATTACCGCTATGACGACGAGGGTGTTGCTGCCTGCCGGACTTCTTTGCTCAAGAATGGCGTCCTCGTCGGCCGATTGCACTCGCGAAGGACCGCCGCAGCTTTCGAGGAACCGGCGAATGGCCATTGTGTCGCTGAGGACTACCGTTACGCCCCAATAATCAGGATGGGCACGATCTTCATTGAACCAGGCAAGAACACGCTCGAGGAACTACTCGCCCAATTAGGCAATGGCTACTATCTACTCGACGCAAAAGGCGGCCAGACAAGCGGCGAGAACTTCACCTTTGGTGCCCAGTACGGTTATATCGTGAAGAACGGGAAAATAGGTGCAATGGTGCGTGACATCAACATCTCCGGCAATCTTTACCAGACACTGAATAGCATTACGGCAATCGGGGGTGACTTGAAACTGAGCGAGGTTGGTGGCTGTGGCAAAGGGCAGAAAAACATTCGTTCCTGCCACGGCACTCCGCATATGCTGATAAACAATTTGATCATTGGGGGATCGTGA
- a CDS encoding TldD/PmbA family protein, protein MEELIKKAESQSDQAEVYSLEHQQNDVEFEDGILKDIKSAMQAGITLRMIQNKKLGFAYTRNIKDKETLIQNAKRALAGGVDASYDFPFTKKVSSLDSYDPAIDRTTSTILADECSRIHDYLKNKTEGQVNVDTGTAVTRIHIVNSAGTDLKTQSSHYYITVAIMYPGSATSVHRSLEFKSFKKVEYSFLDNLVKLYSKSEREIDKAHGRMKILFMPEAMYTLTWRLQSATSGESLYHKQSPLADSLESKIFDEKISIINNPLDDEYPGARAFDDEGVESREMVIIDKGTLRNYYNDLYYAAKLQAEPTGNGYKTSRWGSDTLSTKPAPALSHIMIKPGNTEFWQLVEKIDRGIVVCGALGADSGNISNGDFSIGPSPGLYVEKGEIVGRIKDAMIAGNLYSVMKRVVDIENQLHPAYTGYYPAVLFDEMHIATKT, encoded by the coding sequence ATGGAAGAATTAATAAAAAAAGCAGAATCACAGAGCGACCAGGCCGAAGTATATTCTCTGGAACACCAACAGAATGATGTCGAATTTGAAGACGGCATACTGAAGGATATCAAGAGCGCAATGCAGGCCGGCATCACCTTACGAATGATACAGAACAAAAAGTTGGGTTTTGCCTACACGCGCAACATCAAAGATAAAGAAACCCTGATCCAGAACGCAAAGCGAGCTCTCGCCGGCGGCGTCGATGCGAGCTATGATTTCCCTTTTACAAAAAAGGTATCATCGCTGGACAGCTACGATCCTGCTATCGACCGGACAACAAGCACGATACTTGCCGATGAATGCAGCCGGATACATGATTACCTGAAGAACAAAACAGAAGGGCAGGTCAATGTTGATACCGGAACGGCAGTAACCAGGATACACATCGTGAATTCAGCGGGCACGGATCTTAAAACACAGAGTTCTCATTACTACATCACAGTTGCGATAATGTACCCTGGTTCAGCAACTAGTGTACATCGTTCGTTGGAATTCAAGAGTTTTAAGAAGGTAGAGTATTCATTCTTGGACAATCTGGTCAAACTCTACAGCAAGAGTGAGAGAGAGATCGATAAGGCTCATGGCCGCATGAAGATCCTTTTCATGCCGGAGGCCATGTACACCCTTACGTGGCGTTTGCAGAGTGCGACCAGTGGCGAGTCTCTTTATCACAAGCAATCACCGCTTGCCGACAGCCTTGAAAGCAAGATATTTGACGAAAAAATCTCCATCATCAACAATCCACTCGACGACGAATATCCTGGTGCCCGGGCCTTTGATGATGAAGGTGTCGAATCCCGGGAAATGGTGATCATTGACAAAGGAACGCTCCGGAATTATTACAATGACCTTTATTACGCGGCAAAATTGCAGGCTGAACCAACAGGTAACGGCTACAAGACCTCACGCTGGGGCAGTGACACGCTTTCAACAAAACCGGCGCCTGCACTGAGTCACATCATGATTAAACCAGGCAATACTGAATTCTGGCAACTCGTCGAGAAAATTGACCGGGGCATCGTTGTCTGCGGGGCGCTGGGAGCTGACAGCGGTAACATATCAAACGGAGATTTCTCGATCGGGCCGTCACCCGGTCTCTATGTCGAGAAGGGTGAGATCGTTGGCAGGATCAAAGATGCAATGATTGCCGGCAATCTATATTCGGTCATGAAGCGTGTGGTAGATATCGAGAACCAACTCCATCCGGCATATACTGGTTACTACCCGGCCGTTCTCTTCGACGAGATGCATATAGCCACGAAAACCTGA
- a CDS encoding DMT family transporter, giving the protein MFPFVGEALSLLTAVVWALAVTLFRKSGETVHPLALNVFKNILALVLLIPTIWLFGQTLWLQASTRTYVILFLSGAVGIGIGDTLFFQSLNRLGAGLTGIVVCMYSPFIIAFSHIWLHESLAQLQLFGVLLIIFAVLFTTVHKTSRSDMPARPFLAIIYGVLASAAMAAGVVLMKPLLGKYPVVWVAEIRLLGGMAALAIILLIHSGRKRILASLMRTSNWRYTLSGSLLGAYVSMVLWIAGMKYTQASTASALNQTSTIFIFIFAGLLLKEPVTARRAVGIAIAFVGAFLVSIFK; this is encoded by the coding sequence ATGTTTCCGTTTGTTGGTGAAGCTTTATCCCTGTTAACAGCAGTCGTCTGGGCGCTGGCGGTTACATTATTCAGAAAGAGCGGTGAAACCGTTCATCCCCTCGCCCTCAACGTGTTTAAAAATATACTGGCGCTCGTGCTGCTCATACCGACGATCTGGCTCTTTGGTCAGACCCTCTGGCTTCAAGCATCGACCAGGACATATGTTATCTTGTTTCTCAGCGGCGCGGTAGGCATAGGTATTGGCGACACGCTCTTTTTCCAGAGTCTGAACAGGCTGGGTGCGGGGTTGACAGGGATCGTGGTCTGCATGTACAGCCCGTTCATCATTGCATTTTCACATATCTGGCTGCACGAGAGCCTTGCCCAACTGCAGCTCTTCGGCGTGCTACTCATCATCTTCGCTGTCTTGTTCACGACCGTACACAAGACATCACGGAGCGACATGCCGGCGCGGCCGTTCTTGGCCATTATTTATGGTGTTCTCGCATCCGCGGCAATGGCCGCCGGCGTAGTTTTGATGAAACCGCTACTCGGTAAGTATCCGGTTGTATGGGTAGCGGAAATTCGGCTTTTGGGAGGCATGGCTGCGTTAGCCATTATATTATTAATACATTCTGGCAGAAAACGAATATTGGCATCTCTTATGAGAACGAGTAACTGGCGCTACACTTTGAGCGGTTCACTTCTGGGGGCATACGTTTCAATGGTCTTATGGATCGCCGGGATGAAATACACGCAGGCATCAACCGCCTCGGCGCTGAATCAAACTAGCACAATATTCATCTTCATATTCGCCGGGTTACTCTTGAAGGAACCAGTAACAGCACGCCGGGCTGTGGGGATCGCCATCGCTTTCGTCGGCGCTTTTCTTGTGTCAATCTTCAAGTAG
- the ftsY gene encoding signal recognition particle-docking protein FtsY, with translation MFSTLVGKLAKIRQAFSATRDASPDVIEDTLIQADVGIQYTSVILQRIQKKKGDALTALKEEMIRLLSLPKPEIAGSPPYIIMVSGVNGSGKTTTVAKLANLYVRRGSVLMASGDTYRDAAHEQLGIWARRIGVEMVGSQKGQDAASVVFDAVAKASSKKIDYVIVDTAGRLHTRTDLMEELKKILRVIRKFKAGGPDYNLLTVDATLGQNSIQQARIFTEGISLNGLILTKFDGTAKGGAIIPISNELHLPVLYLGIGEGIEDIVEFEPADFVHALFE, from the coding sequence ATGTTCAGCACGTTAGTTGGTAAACTTGCGAAAATAAGGCAAGCGTTCTCGGCTACAAGAGACGCTTCACCAGATGTCATTGAGGATACTTTGATCCAGGCCGATGTTGGCATTCAGTATACATCGGTCATCCTCCAGAGAATACAGAAGAAAAAGGGCGATGCGCTGACGGCGTTGAAGGAAGAAATGATCAGGTTGTTGAGTCTTCCGAAACCTGAGATCGCAGGGTCGCCGCCGTATATCATAATGGTGAGTGGTGTGAATGGTTCAGGCAAGACTACTACCGTAGCGAAATTAGCCAATCTCTACGTTCGGCGAGGATCGGTGCTCATGGCGAGTGGTGATACATATCGGGACGCTGCACACGAGCAGCTCGGAATATGGGCACGGAGGATAGGCGTGGAGATGGTCGGTTCGCAAAAGGGCCAGGATGCGGCTTCGGTCGTTTTTGACGCGGTTGCCAAAGCCAGCTCGAAAAAGATCGACTATGTGATCGTCGATACTGCGGGCAGATTGCATACAAGGACAGATCTGATGGAAGAGTTGAAAAAAATTCTGCGTGTGATCAGAAAATTCAAAGCCGGTGGGCCCGACTATAATCTTCTGACTGTAGACGCGACGCTGGGACAGAATTCAATCCAACAGGCAAGGATCTTTACCGAGGGTATCAGTCTGAATGGTTTGATACTGACAAAATTCGATGGCACGGCAAAGGGCGGTGCGATCATACCTATCTCCAACGAGCTGCATTTACCGGTATTATACCTCGGCATTGGAGAGGGTATTGAGGATATCGTTGAGTTCGAACCCGCGGATTTCGTTCACGCACTTTTCGAATGA
- the smc gene encoding chromosome segregation protein SMC: MKIKEIKLYGFKSFREETKVLLNTGVTAFVGPNGSGKSNIFDALRWVFGEQSMKALRCERIEDLIYVSADTNEDANFTEVAVTIDNEDYFPQFGSEFEIKRRFYKTGESEFFLNRVKCRLQDIQALFLNSGALTYSFLELAEVERIVHGNTKEMFDDVAGILKYQERKEQTRRRLVATEQDLLRLEDIIGEMQRGLRGLKRQVRQARLYNELRAEYKTLKLYIMVNELKEALGDIKTIQGKIDAQESARQTLLHTIKQLEEEREKLKKEIENVESEKKENLSQMSQLINTIDALQNQIDEKEKEVRTKTILSERILTSIKEKEEVVNNNRKRLTEAEEERKKIDARLGDVRSGMSGIREKLDAENEEYFSLEKSYRESEKKISDAANSIIVAQSNISTLKYDKDNKEGVLSRMADELSQQNDELEKYRHSRKELDRELAIIVKQQDEADNELKVLHDNMAALEKTLNEIDDNLKARSDAINDCRVMIDMFNRRLHVEGKREIEQRFGGRVVGMFKDNIEVAEGKESVIDLCLGDLLSFYLLKDYSVDDLMNCPEGRFGFIDMRLSSEKSTDLDMPGAIPIGDFVEFRSAPDSLVRYVKNYFFVEDYTKAVDFSKQYPEFGFVTGNGVLFRGGTIVVERGEVGYFKITQSLEEYKGKIEALRNEVLFMTEEKKRMNAELEEIKQHIDDTRNALFTINVRKSECSLKLQDTTKEFGKRESELVNIKEDRETLVREIDSISRNIEAAERNIEQLQAEKADLIKGNLQLFESMKQKKIQIDTAVSEMNKIATEKAVLEGKNESIASSIAQIESEINAAESDINALREQTLPVNISELNEAINNLKEELNRKRQERLTQEAQLPDQLLAEYSKRQGLVYDQLAQKQKDHEILQDQIMQLKYQLFEKNHRRDDLKHKADEEFGIVLDDHVPEEEMPDAGSRLSEVRGRIEKLGEVNPLSLQAYEEEKKRLDEFLGQRDDIIAAKKNLLRSIEELDQRARDRFNEVFAHVRKEFNYVFANFFEDGQADLILTDPENPLASKVEIVVRMMGRKLKTINQLSGGQKTLLAISLLLAFYLVKPAPFCILDEIDAPLDDINVVRFNKFLRDLSQRTQVVIITHNRATMEYADYLYGLTMEKPRESKVISARLADLEKITALEE; the protein is encoded by the coding sequence ATGAAAATTAAAGAAATAAAGCTCTACGGTTTCAAATCTTTTCGTGAGGAAACAAAAGTATTATTGAACACCGGTGTGACTGCGTTCGTCGGTCCTAACGGCAGTGGTAAATCGAACATATTCGATGCGTTACGCTGGGTTTTCGGCGAGCAGAGCATGAAGGCTCTGCGTTGTGAGAGGATCGAGGATTTGATATATGTGTCTGCCGATACCAACGAGGACGCGAACTTCACCGAGGTCGCGGTGACAATAGATAATGAAGATTATTTCCCGCAATTCGGCAGCGAGTTCGAGATCAAGCGGCGTTTCTACAAAACCGGCGAAAGTGAGTTCTTTCTCAATAGGGTCAAATGCCGTCTACAGGATATACAGGCCTTGTTTCTCAATTCAGGTGCCTTGACCTATTCTTTTCTCGAACTGGCAGAGGTTGAGCGGATCGTACACGGTAATACCAAGGAGATGTTCGATGATGTCGCCGGTATCCTTAAATACCAGGAGAGGAAAGAGCAAACCAGGCGCCGTCTTGTGGCCACGGAGCAGGATCTACTGAGGCTTGAGGATATCATCGGCGAGATGCAGCGGGGTTTGAGAGGTTTGAAAAGGCAGGTGCGTCAGGCCCGTTTGTATAACGAATTGAGGGCAGAGTACAAGACTCTTAAGCTCTATATCATGGTCAATGAACTCAAGGAGGCGCTCGGAGACATCAAAACAATTCAGGGCAAAATAGATGCGCAGGAATCTGCCCGGCAGACTTTGCTGCATACAATAAAGCAACTGGAAGAGGAGCGTGAGAAGCTGAAAAAAGAGATCGAGAATGTCGAGAGCGAAAAGAAGGAAAACCTTTCACAAATGTCCCAGTTGATAAACACTATCGACGCTTTGCAGAATCAGATCGATGAGAAAGAGAAAGAGGTCAGGACCAAGACGATTCTCTCCGAAAGAATACTCACCAGCATTAAGGAAAAGGAAGAAGTTGTAAACAACAATCGCAAGCGGTTGACTGAAGCAGAAGAAGAACGCAAGAAGATCGACGCGAGACTCGGTGATGTCCGGTCGGGAATGAGCGGTATACGTGAAAAACTCGATGCCGAGAATGAGGAATACTTTTCTTTGGAGAAATCCTATAGAGAAAGCGAGAAGAAGATTTCGGATGCCGCAAATAGCATCATTGTTGCACAGAGTAATATATCAACACTGAAATATGACAAAGATAACAAAGAAGGCGTGTTATCACGAATGGCCGACGAGCTTTCGCAGCAGAATGATGAACTCGAGAAGTACCGGCACAGCCGGAAGGAGCTCGATCGTGAGTTAGCCATAATCGTTAAACAGCAGGATGAGGCTGATAATGAATTGAAGGTTTTGCACGACAACATGGCCGCATTAGAAAAAACGTTGAATGAAATCGATGATAATTTGAAAGCGCGCAGTGATGCAATTAATGACTGCCGGGTTATGATCGATATGTTCAATCGACGGCTCCACGTTGAAGGCAAGAGGGAAATAGAGCAGAGGTTTGGTGGCAGGGTGGTCGGGATGTTCAAAGACAATATTGAGGTTGCCGAGGGAAAAGAGTCGGTGATAGACCTCTGTCTCGGCGATCTTCTGAGTTTCTATCTGCTCAAGGATTATAGTGTAGACGATCTAATGAACTGCCCGGAAGGACGCTTCGGTTTCATCGATATGAGGTTATCTTCAGAGAAGTCGACCGACCTGGATATGCCGGGGGCAATACCGATAGGCGATTTTGTAGAATTTAGATCGGCGCCGGATTCGCTGGTGCGTTATGTGAAGAATTACTTTTTCGTCGAAGATTACACCAAGGCAGTCGATTTTTCTAAACAATATCCTGAATTTGGTTTTGTAACTGGAAATGGCGTTCTTTTCAGAGGCGGCACGATCGTTGTGGAGAGGGGCGAGGTTGGATATTTCAAAATCACCCAGAGTCTGGAAGAATACAAGGGTAAAATCGAAGCACTTCGCAATGAAGTCCTGTTCATGACCGAAGAGAAAAAACGCATGAACGCTGAGCTTGAGGAGATAAAACAGCATATCGATGATACCCGTAATGCGCTGTTTACGATCAATGTCAGAAAATCAGAATGTTCTTTAAAACTGCAAGATACAACGAAGGAGTTCGGTAAGCGGGAATCAGAACTGGTCAATATAAAAGAGGATCGCGAAACGCTGGTGCGGGAGATCGATTCGATTAGCAGGAATATAGAGGCGGCGGAACGTAATATTGAACAGCTTCAAGCCGAAAAGGCTGACCTGATAAAGGGGAATCTGCAGCTCTTTGAAAGCATGAAGCAGAAGAAAATTCAGATCGACACGGCGGTTTCTGAAATGAATAAAATTGCAACTGAAAAGGCGGTCCTGGAGGGAAAGAATGAAAGTATTGCCAGCTCTATAGCGCAGATCGAGAGTGAAATAAATGCTGCGGAATCTGATATCAACGCATTACGAGAACAGACGCTACCTGTCAATATCAGTGAATTGAATGAAGCTATCAATAACCTGAAAGAAGAGCTCAATCGAAAAAGGCAGGAGAGGTTGACGCAAGAAGCACAATTACCTGACCAGCTACTTGCCGAATACAGCAAAAGACAGGGTCTCGTTTATGACCAATTGGCTCAAAAACAGAAGGACCATGAAATCTTGCAGGATCAGATAATGCAATTGAAATATCAGCTGTTCGAGAAGAACCACCGCCGTGATGATTTGAAGCATAAGGCTGATGAGGAATTCGGCATCGTCCTCGACGACCATGTTCCTGAGGAGGAGATGCCCGATGCCGGAAGCAGGCTCTCGGAAGTAAGGGGGAGAATAGAAAAACTTGGAGAAGTCAATCCCTTGAGCTTGCAGGCTTATGAAGAAGAGAAGAAAAGATTGGACGAATTTCTCGGGCAGAGGGATGATATTATTGCCGCTAAGAAGAATCTCCTGCGGTCGATTGAGGAGTTAGATCAGCGGGCGCGTGATCGCTTCAATGAAGTCTTTGCGCATGTCAGGAAAGAATTCAATTACGTTTTTGCGAATTTCTTTGAGGATGGGCAGGCGGATTTGATATTGACCGATCCGGAAAATCCGCTGGCAAGCAAGGTGGAAATAGTAGTACGCATGATGGGTAGAAAACTGAAGACCATTAACCAGCTATCAGGTGGTCAGAAAACGCTGCTTGCGATCAGTCTTCTCCTGGCGTTCTATTTAGTCAAACCCGCTCCATTCTGCATCCTGGACGAGATCGATGCACCACTCGATGACATCAATGTGGTGAGGTTCAATAAGTTCCTGCGTGATCTCTCGCAGAGAACACAAGTAGTGATCATCACACACAATCGCGCGACAATGGAATATGCGGATTATCTTTACGGGTTGACCATGGAGAAACCGAGGGAAAGCAAGGTGATCTCAGCACGACTTGCGGACCTGGAGAAGATAACCGCGCTGGAAGAATAG